In Dyadobacter sp. NIV53, a single window of DNA contains:
- a CDS encoding 2'-5' RNA ligase family protein: MTKENLYFLAIIPPALICEEIISIQQYIATRFQSGAALKVIPHITLKAPFRFLSDQHENVIQWFDQMSINVVPFSLELKGFAAFENPKQPVIYVKPNFNPPLFDLQKQISHNFNTAFPDLALKNTELPFKPHLTIAYRDLKPQFFEEARKEFQTKNYEATFLITDFRLMQHDGKHWDSIRSYQMQL, from the coding sequence ATGACAAAAGAGAATTTATATTTTCTGGCTATTATTCCTCCTGCATTAATTTGTGAAGAGATAATTTCAATTCAGCAGTACATTGCCACGAGATTTCAAAGCGGTGCTGCACTGAAAGTAATCCCGCATATTACGTTGAAAGCTCCTTTCAGATTTCTATCAGATCAACATGAAAATGTAATTCAATGGTTTGATCAAATGTCAATAAATGTGGTTCCGTTCAGTCTTGAACTCAAAGGCTTTGCTGCCTTTGAAAATCCGAAACAACCTGTGATTTACGTAAAACCAAATTTTAACCCGCCATTATTTGATTTACAAAAACAAATCAGCCACAATTTTAATACAGCTTTCCCTGACCTTGCGCTTAAAAATACTGAGTTGCCTTTTAAGCCGCATCTCACTATAGCGTACCGCGATTTAAAACCACAGTTTTTTGAAGAAGCCCGGAAGGAATTTCAGACCAAAAATTATGAAGCAACATTTTTGATAACAGATTTTAGACTAATGCAGCATGATGGTAAACATTGGGATAGTATTCGTTCTTACCAAATGCAATTATGA